The window ATTGAGGACGTTTCCGGATAGGAAAGCCGGCAGCGACGGGCCGATGTAGATATCCTTGATGCCGAGGGCCAGCAGGGTGAGCAGGATGCACACCGCCTTCTGCTCGTACCAGGACAGCACCAGGGTGAGCGGTAGCTCGTTGACGCTGCACTTGAAGGCGCCGGCCAGGGCGACAGCCACCTGGATGGCCGAGTAGGCGTCGTTGCACTGCCCCATGTCGAGGAGGCGGGGGATGCCGCCGATCTCGCCGAGGTTGAGGTCGTTGAAGCGATATTTGCCGCAGGCGAGCGTCAGGACGACGGTGTCTTTCGGAGTCTGCTCGACGAAGCGGGTGTAGTAGTTGCGGCCCGGCTTGGCGCCGTCGCAGCCGCCGACAAGGAAGAAGTGCTTGATCGCCCCTGCCTTGACGGCGTCAATCACTGTGCCGGCGACTCCCATGACGGTGTTGCGGGCGAATCCGGTCACAAGCTGGCTGCCGCCGTTGATGCCGGTGAAGTGCTGGTCTTCCTTGTAGCCGCCCAGTTCGATAGCTTTGGCGATAACAGGTGCGAAGTCTTTCCTGCCGTTGACGTCGGCGATATGTTTCATTTCCGGGTAGCCGACGACGTCGGTCGTGAAAACGCGGTCAGCGTAGGAGGCGCGCGGCGGCATGAGGCAATTGGTGGTAAAGAAAATGGGCGCTGGGATGTTGTCGAACTCTTTCTGCTGGTTCTGCCAAGCGGTGCCGAAATTGCCCTTGAGGTGGGGATACTTCTTCAACTCGGGGTAAGCGTGGGCGGGCAGCATCTCGCCATGAGTGTAGATGTTTATACCTTTGCCGTCCGTCTGCTCCAGCAGTTGTTTAAGATCGTGCAGGTCGTGACCGGTGATGACGATGAACGGGCCTTTCTCCACCATAGTGGGCACGGTGGTCGGCGCCGGGTGTCCATACGTGGAAGTGTTGGCATCGTCGAGGAGGGCCATGCATTTCAGGTTGATCTGGCCAAACTCCATCAGCAGGCCGAGCCATTCTTCGGCGCTATGCTCCTCGCCAAGGGCCTTCATGCCCTTATAGAACCAGGCGGTAACTTCGGCGTCAGTTTTGCCGAGAACGGCCGCATGCCAGGCATAGGCCGCCATGCCGCGCAGGCCGAGCAGCAGCGTCGAGCGCAGCGAAACAATGTCCTCGTTGCCGCTCCAGAGGTCGGCGGCGGGGAAGTCTTGGGCGGCGGCATCCAGCTTCGCCTTCTCGGCGCGGACGGCGGCGATCATCTCGTCGACGCGTTTCTCGTCGAAGTTGACGTTGGTGACGGTGGCGAACAGCCCCTGCATCATCAACTTGTCGGCCGCCTTGCCGGGGGTCTTGCCGGCGGCGGCGCGGGCCAGGCCGATCATGGCGCCGGTCAGTTCATCCTGCTTGTTGGCGACTTCAGGTTTTTTACCGCACACCCCCACCTTCGTGCAGCCCTTGCCGCCGGCGGTCTGTTCGCACTGGAAGCAAAACATTTCACTCATTGTTAACCCTCCAATTATTATTATTTTTATGCGTAACGGCCACCTAATCCTCGCGGATCGAGCCGTCGGTGCCGATTACGACAACTTGCCACGGGATGATTTTGCCGCTGGCCGCGAGCGCCTC of the Sporomusaceae bacterium genome contains:
- the hcp gene encoding hydroxylamine reductase, producing the protein MSEMFCFQCEQTAGGKGCTKVGVCGKKPEVANKQDELTGAMIGLARAAAGKTPGKAADKLMMQGLFATVTNVNFDEKRVDEMIAAVRAEKAKLDAAAQDFPAADLWSGNEDIVSLRSTLLLGLRGMAAYAWHAAVLGKTDAEVTAWFYKGMKALGEEHSAEEWLGLLMEFGQINLKCMALLDDANTSTYGHPAPTTVPTMVEKGPFIVITGHDLHDLKQLLEQTDGKGINIYTHGEMLPAHAYPELKKYPHLKGNFGTAWQNQQKEFDNIPAPIFFTTNCLMPPRASYADRVFTTDVVGYPEMKHIADVNGRKDFAPVIAKAIELGGYKEDQHFTGINGGSQLVTGFARNTVMGVAGTVIDAVKAGAIKHFFLVGGCDGAKPGRNYYTRFVEQTPKDTVVLTLACGKYRFNDLNLGEIGGIPRLLDMGQCNDAYSAIQVAVALAGAFKCSVNELPLTLVLSWYEQKAVCILLTLLALGIKDIYIGPSLPAFLSGNVLNILVEKFNLHPITTPEEDLKAILG